Proteins encoded within one genomic window of Thunnus albacares chromosome 13, fThuAlb1.1, whole genome shotgun sequence:
- the dgat2 gene encoding diacylglycerol O-acyltransferase 2 — protein sequence MKTILAAYSGVLKGTGSSILSALQDLPLAFWPCRSKMEKHLQVISVLQWVISFLAMGACCTVLLIYMFCTDCWLIAAIYTAWLIVDWNTPKQGGRRSSWVRNWTVWTYFRDYFPVRLIKTHNLLPSRNYIFGYHPHGIFCFGAFCNFGTEATGFSKKFPGIKPSLATLAGNFRLPVLRDYLMSGGICPVNKNSIDYLLSRNGTGNAVVIVVGGAAESLHCAPGMNSVTLKNRKGFVRVALQKGADLVPVYSFGENDAYKQVIFEEGTWWRALQKRLQKILGFAPCVFHGCGLIFGNSWGIVPYCKPITTIVGEPITVPKIEDPTDEMVDLYHAMYVKSLQCLFDKYKTRFGLKESDPLYIQ from the exons ATGAAGACCATTCTTGCTGCATACTCAGGCGTCCTCAAAG GTACCGGCTCCAGCATCCTCTCTGCCCTGCAGGACCTGCCATTGGCTTTTTGGCCCTGCAGATCCAAGATGGAGAAACATCTGCAGGTCATCTCTGTGCTGCAGTGGGTCATCAGCTTCTTAGCCAtgg GTGCTTGCTGCACTGTGCTGTTGATCTACATGTTCTGCACTGACTGCTGGCTTATCGCTGCCATTTATACCGCCTGGCTCATTGTTGACTGGAACACCCCGAAACAAG GCGGCAGGAGGTCCTCTTGGGTTAGGAACTGGACAGTGTGGACATATTTCCGAGACTACTTCCCAGTCAGG CTAATTAAAACCCACAACTTGCTGCCCAGCCGGAACTACATATTTGGCTACCATCCCCATGGCATCTTCTGTTTCGGTGCTTTCTGCAACTTTGGGACGGAGGCCACAGGCTTCTCCAAGAAATTCCCAGGCATCAAGCCCTCCCTGGCCACCCTGGCAGGGAACTTCCGCTTGCCCGTCCTTCGGGACTACCTGATGTCTGGAG GAATCTGCCCAGTGAACAAGAACTCTATCGACTACCTGCTGTCTCGAAACGGGACGGGAAACGCTGTGGTCATCGTCGtgggaggagcagcagagtcTCTGCACTGTGCACCGGGCATGAATTCTGTCACCCTTAAAAATCGTAAAGGCTTCGTGAGGGTGGCCTTACAGAAAGG GGCTGACTTGGTTCCAGTGTATTCCTTTGGAGAAAACGATGCCTACAAGCAGGTGATCTTCGAGGAGGGGACCTGGTGGAGAGCTCTCCAAAAGAGGTTACAGAAGATCTTAGGCTTTGCCCCGTGCGTTTTCCATGGATGTGGCCTCATCTTTGGCAACTCGTGGGGCATCGTACCATATTGCAAGCCAATCACCACCATAG TTGGGGAACCAATCACAGTGCCAAAAATTGAGGATCCAACTGATGAGATGGTGGATCTGTACCATGCAATGTATGTGAAGTCCCTGCAGTGCCTTTTTGACAAGTACAAGACCCGCTTTGGCCTGAAAGAAAGTGATCCCCTGTACATTCAGTGA
- the mogat2 gene encoding 2-acylglycerol O-acyltransferase 2, whose product MKINFAPVDVPVHRRLQTAAVLQWVFSFLGLAPTCIFLFFYLLFTRYWLISVLYSVWWFLDYDTPARGGRRVPFLCGLKLWDCMRDYFPIKLLKTADLDPKHNYVLGFHPHGVLVAGAFANFCTYATGFRQLFPGLRSYLLMLPLWFRAPFFRDYIMCAGLIPSDKESASYPLRQRGGGNAVVIAVGGAPEALDAHPGTYNVLLAQKKGFIKMAMEHGAHLVPVFSFGENEVFDQIDNSRGTWLRWIQERLQGIMGISLPLFHARGIFQYSFGLMPYRKPINTIVGRPIKVEKNETPTAEELDVLHQLYMDELSNLFEEHKGNYGVDKDTHLTFV is encoded by the exons ATGAAGATTAATTTTGCTCCGGTGGACGTGCCCGTTCATAGGAGACTGCAGACGGCCGCGGTGCTGCAGTGGGTCTTCTCCTTCCTTGGCCTGG CACCCACCTGcatcttcctgtttttttacCTGCTCTTCACACGGTATTGGTTGATCAGCGTGCTGTACAGCGTCTGGTGGTTCCTTGACTATGACACCCCTGCACGCGGAGGTCGCAGGGTACCTTTCTTGTGTGGCCTCAAACTATGGGATTGCATGCGGGATTATTTCCCCATCAAG TTGTTGAAGACAGCTGACCTGGACCCCAAACACAACTACGTCCTGGGTTTCCATCCACATGGCGTGCTGGTGGCAGGGGCCTTTGCCAACTTCTGCACCTATGCCACAGGCTTCAGACAGCTGTTTCCTGGACTTAGAAGCTACCTGCTCATGTTGCCCCTTTGGTTCAGAGCACCATTCTTCAGAGACTACATCATGTGTGCAG GTCTGATTCCTTCTGACAAAGAGAGTGCCAGTTATCCACTCCGCCAGAGGGGTGGTGGCAACGCTGTTGTGATAGCAGTCGGTGGGGCCCCAGAGGCCCTTGATGCCCACCCTGGAACCTACAATGTCCTCTTGGCACAGAAGAAAGGCTTCATCAAAATGGCCATGGAGCACGG TGCTCATCTGGTGCCAGTCTTCTCCTTTGGTGAGAACGAAGTGTTTGATCAAATAGACAACTCTAGAGGGACCTGGCTTCGATGGATACAGGAAAGGCTGCAAGGCATCATGGGTATCTCCCTACCTCTCTTCCATGCACGTGGAATTTTTCAGTACTCCTTTGGTCTCATGCCCTACAGAAAACCCATCAATACAATCG TTGGACGGCCTATTAAAGTGGAGAAGAATGAGACGCCAACAGCTGAGGAACTTGATGTCCTCCACCAGCTGTATATGGACGAACTCAGCAACCTGTTTGAGGAGCACAAGGGCAACTATGGCGTGGACAAGGACACACACCTGACCTTTGTCTAA